The following proteins come from a genomic window of Williamwhitmania taraxaci:
- a CDS encoding TlpA family protein disulfide reductase produces MIRHVAVIAFLLFSLSGNGQVVVTGKVSTFVGDSVVSIPMPIDGFFNREFVTEADSYPIKADSSFRAVLPILQPAFIIMKVGKLSVLLLVFPGDSLFVTLQYDVHSPPKLTIGGSNAAGHEYYNHKYYGINPFVRWKSFIDIAETAKPESIRILAEKQVQLFVSPYDSIASLGLITPEYNALIKREVEFSCTNSLHDPLDSKYEGTKSAAIDSFRHSTVIKLNVFGVENRMLFSYATMVMKCMNWPICIQTYPLSLKEKQKWSTFKVYVNRAYTPKWVQSMLFARGIRVNFEMAADEFDVVKGFALYKQEFPQSGYTPYLERLQEQYFQRKALSATSVHFIDSSRQYSTLDSLLSENYRGSYVFIDVWATWCNPCRMEFAHSAQVHKLLGKYGVKMLYLSVDSDKAEKAWRSVATSSGLEGDHYRVSKAFYDNLRTAIYNKGEKLGVPRYVLVSPDGKILDNDMPRPSFNQELDYRLKELLGK; encoded by the coding sequence ATGATTCGACATGTAGCTGTAATTGCATTTCTTTTATTCAGTTTATCGGGGAATGGACAGGTCGTAGTAACCGGGAAGGTTAGCACCTTTGTGGGCGATTCGGTGGTTAGCATTCCTATGCCTATCGATGGCTTCTTTAACCGCGAATTTGTTACAGAGGCCGATAGCTACCCCATTAAGGCCGATAGCTCTTTTCGTGCCGTTTTGCCAATATTGCAGCCTGCATTTATCATTATGAAGGTTGGGAAACTGTCCGTATTATTGCTTGTATTTCCCGGCGATAGCCTCTTTGTTACCCTTCAATACGACGTGCACTCTCCCCCAAAACTCACAATTGGAGGTTCTAACGCTGCCGGGCATGAGTATTACAACCACAAGTATTATGGTATCAATCCTTTTGTGAGATGGAAGAGTTTTATTGATATTGCGGAAACAGCCAAGCCAGAGAGTATTCGAATACTGGCCGAGAAACAGGTCCAACTTTTTGTCTCGCCGTACGATAGCATCGCATCCTTAGGGCTTATTACTCCCGAGTACAATGCACTAATAAAACGAGAGGTGGAGTTCTCATGCACCAACTCATTGCATGATCCGCTCGACAGTAAGTATGAGGGAACGAAATCAGCTGCGATTGATAGCTTTCGCCATAGCACCGTGATCAAGTTAAATGTTTTTGGTGTGGAAAATCGGATGCTTTTCTCATATGCCACAATGGTGATGAAATGTATGAATTGGCCAATTTGTATTCAAACCTATCCATTGTCCTTAAAGGAGAAGCAAAAATGGTCCACCTTTAAGGTATATGTAAATAGAGCATATACACCAAAGTGGGTGCAGTCTATGCTCTTTGCTAGGGGGATTAGGGTGAACTTTGAAATGGCTGCTGATGAGTTTGATGTGGTGAAAGGGTTCGCGCTGTATAAGCAGGAGTTCCCCCAAAGCGGCTATACCCCATATTTGGAGAGGTTGCAGGAACAGTATTTTCAGCGGAAAGCACTCTCGGCCACCAGCGTTCACTTTATTGATTCTTCGCGGCAATACTCAACCCTCGATTCTCTTCTATCGGAAAATTACCGAGGTAGCTATGTGTTTATTGATGTGTGGGCAACCTGGTGCAATCCGTGCCGCATGGAGTTTGCTCACTCGGCACAGGTGCATAAACTTTTGGGAAAGTATGGCGTTAAAATGCTCTACCTTTCGGTTGATAGCGATAAGGCCGAAAAGGCATGGCGGAGTGTGGCCACCTCATCGGGGTTGGAGGGCGATCACTATCGCGTCAGTAAGGCATTCTATGACAACCTCCGAACGGCTATATACAATAAGGGTGAGAAATTGGGTGTTCCCCGCTATGTATTGGTATCACCCGATGGCAAAATTCTCGATAACGATATGCCCCGCCCTAGCTTTAATCAAGAGTTGGATTATAGGCTTAAGGAGCTGCTAGGAAAATAG